GGTGACGGTGAGCGCGAGGACGGCGACGGCGGCGAGCGGGAACGCGAGCGGCGACCCGGCGCCGGCGGCGAACGCGACGGTGGCGACGAGCAGGGGCGCGGCGAAGAAGCCGGCGACGCGCAGGAACCCGGCGACGAGCAGGCCGCCCACCACGTCGCGAGCGGGGACGGTGGTGAGGTAGCCGTCGCGCACGTCGATGTCGCCGAGTTGGATGGCGGTGAGGTAGGCGGACATGAACAGCGTGAACGTCCCGATGCCGGCGGGGACGAGCGCGACGAGTTCGGCGGCGCTCTCGGGGTTCTGGACGAGCGCCTGCCCGCCGAAGTACGCACCGAACGCGGCGGCGGCGGTGAACGCGAGCCCGAGTAGGGCGGCGACGCCGACGGCGCTCTTCTGGAGGGCGTCCTTGTCGGCGAGTTTCCGCCAGCCGATGCGAATCTCGTTGTGGGCGATGGCGTACGCGTGGCGGGGGTCCGGGAAGCCGGGCATCTACGCTTCCTCGCTGATGCCGCCGGTGACTTCGAGGAACACGTCTTCGAGGGTGCGTTCCTCGCCGGATTCGGCGCGCGATTTGAGGTGGTCGGGGGAGCCCTCGGTGACGAGACTGCCGTCGTAGAGGACGCCGACGGTGTCCGCGAGTTCGTCGACCACCGGGAGGATGTGCGTGGAGAGGAAAACCGTCGCGTCGCCGGCGGCGAGGTCCGCGATGGTGTCGCGGACGGTGCGGGCGGCCCGCGGGTCCAGCCCCGACGTGGGCTCGTCGAGGAAGAGCACGGCGGGGTCGTGGAGCATCGCCTGGATGATGCCGACCTTCTGTTTCATCCCCTTGGAGTACGCCGAGATGCGCTTGTCGGCGTCGCCGGACAGCGAGAACCGGTCGAGCAAGTCCTCTATGCGCGCTTCGGCGTCGGCCTCCGGGAGGTCACGCAGGCCCGCGATGTACCGGAGTTGCTCGCGGCCCGTGAGTTCGGCGTGCAGCGGCGGTTCCTCGGGCAGGAAGCCGATGTTCCCGACGACGGCCTCGCGGTCGGTGACGTCCGCGCCGGCGACGGTGGCGGTGCCGTCGGTGGGTTCAACGAGCGTCGTGAGCATCCGC
The nucleotide sequence above comes from Halobacterium litoreum. Encoded proteins:
- a CDS encoding ABC transporter ATP-binding protein; this translates as MTDRAIEAQNLTKRYGSTTAVERLNLAIPEGSVYGFLGPNGAGKTTTMRMLTTLVEPTDGTATVAGADVTDREAVVGNIGFLPEEPPLHAELTGREQLRYIAGLRDLPEADAEARIEDLLDRFSLSGDADKRISAYSKGMKQKVGIIQAMLHDPAVLFLDEPTSGLDPRAARTVRDTIADLAAGDATVFLSTHILPVVDELADTVGVLYDGSLVTEGSPDHLKSRAESGEERTLEDVFLEVTGGISEEA